The following DNA comes from Solanum stenotomum isolate F172 chromosome 11, ASM1918654v1, whole genome shotgun sequence.
CGTCCATCACCATTCATAGACTAATTTGAAGATTAGTTGTGTGTTACTTCTTTGTGTGTCTCGGATAAAGATAGTAAATCAGTTCATGAATTGAAAATGATAGTAAGTCATACTCATGCCATTACTATGCCATATCCTTACTCATTACACCAAAACATTGGCTCTAACACTAATAGTTGGGCTCAAACAATCCAAAAATATTCGTAGCATGGTGTGATATTGTCTACTTACAGTCAATTCTAGGGGTGTCAATGGTACGGTTTGgtcggttatttttaaaaaaattagaccaTCCGAATTTTTTgggtattttataatatataatcaatttaaaaaaaaaaaaaaaccatctcAATCATATCGATTTCTGTTCGGTATTTGTACGGTTCGGTTAATTTTTGGgtctttttacttttaaaatatcacctcaaaatatactactattaaaatatttctttcacaaatatgttcttgaagaagcacTTTAATGCTTCACCAAGAAGACAAGAATGTAAAACCTTATTGTCGTATTGTTTGATCTTAAACATTTAATAGAAGTGTTTGCATAGGTGTTGTTGTATTGTTTGATAGAAATCTATTACaatatcaattaattttaaaccCAATAAGTAAAGGCTAATTAAAGAGCAAAGACCCAAAGTCGTCTAGTCAACAAAGGCCTAGGACCTaggttatatttatatttgaaaaatgttataaaatatatttatatattgaatttaacatattcttaatatattaaatatatttacatatatgtaAGGTTATTCGATTCTATTcgataatttttcaaattttttcataaattaaaaagaccACATCAGTTGTTCGAGGCGGTTATACACTTAAATAAAGTCTATAGTTTTATTGTAACAATAACATAAATCGATTCGATTCGGTTAAATTCGAtcgatttttatattcttttgaaATCCCTAGTCAAATCCAACATAAAATTCCAAATTATATAAagtctatatatttattttgtgagcAACAAGGATGTAGTAGTTTACCCAAAGTTATTGTACTTCTGAGCAGAAAAACATGGACATGAGAGTTTCTTACAAAGCTCATTGTTTGGTTTTGTCATCTCAATAAGTAGGGTTACATCAATATAGtgcttcaattctccaaataCTTAGGTTATTTGGTGGAGTGTATAAGTATAGTACTAAATAACGTGTGTTAGTAATATTGAGATTGTTTCTTATCCCACTATTTGGTTTGGTGTTCTAAGAGTAGTTTGTCTTTGACCATTATCCATGTATTAGTAGCACTCATATTGCTACTATCATGGTTTGTTATGTATTATTTATACACCatattgttagggttttgccctaattttcttaccatatttgagttttacttttttcataaaggaaagtcaaagtattaccataattccttttacttttcttgaaagaaaaatataattccTTTCCATATTTTGTTATTCTTTCTTTAGGGAaaaagtttggagatctataaattgaagatcatATTCTCATAGCATATATAACACAATAGAATctacaatgtagtcgtttagagacttttgtttatgggagattttctctctacaaATTTTCTGCTTACAATTAGTTTTTTAAATTAGGTAGGAAATTGGTCATATCatataacaatatatttttttttggtataattttatgtgtcatctaatttatcggcatatgatttgcaattgtaagcatCCGCATAATGTCATAATTACTTCCAAACCCAACAAGataaaaaatcttcattatatTCCCCACATGTAACAGGacaaaaaatcttcattatcgATTGATTGCAAATTGATATGAACCGCTTTGAACATGTCTTCAACCTCATTGAACCATTGGATCTAGTCGAATGAAGTAGGGCGttatgcggaagcttacaattgcaaatcatatgatGATAAATTAAACGAcacataaaattatactaaaagaaacatatattattatatggttTGGCGAATTGACCCccataatttaaaactaatattaAACATAGAAACTGTAGACAGAAAAATccccccataaacaaaactcttaaacAACTATTTATTGTTGATAATCTTGTATGGGAAGAGGAGTCTTTAATTTATAGAGTTCCAAATTTTTCCTCCAAGGAAGGAATAACCCAAATAtgagagaaaattatattttcctttcaggaaaagttaaagcatttatggtaatactttgactttCCTTCGAgtgaaaaatagaaagaaaatcaTGGCAAAACCCGAAATTCAAATATTGAATACATAGATTGAAAATCCTACCAAATGAAGGATTAACTAATATCACAactaatacataaatttattttctctaataCAACATACAATCGACCCTTTagaaacataataaatcaaAGTTACTTTAGTCATAACTCCTTATACTCTCAAAACAATGGAGAATCATATGGTTCCATTGTAATTGACACCATTTTAGATGACTATAGTGATGGAGGGGTTGTAAAATCAGAGAGCACTAATGTTTCTAGAGATATGGATTAGATGGTACTGTTATTTTACTCAATATTGCTCTGTTTATAATACTATATCCGTCTTTActtatttgtcttactttctcttttagtttgtttcaaaaaaaaatatctcttttcttttttgacaactctttaattcttaCTTTCCAGGCAGGGGTGGACATTTGGTATTCGGTTCGGTATTTCTAAAGCTCGATATTTATAATTCAATATTTGGTAGTTGAATGTAGATATCAAATACCAAACAGTCAAATTTCAGTTCGATAATTCGGTAATCGATAAATCAAAATTCGATTCGAACAAATATTTGATAATACcattgtcatgacccaggggcaCCCCCTAGATGAAACAAGGCGTACAAGACCTCGAGAGGCCTTATACAAGCCTGTTAGCATATCacaacataaagtaatagaaatgagcGGAAATTAAAACATGTTCCATAAACTCAAAGTTTTTTATAAAATGAAGCGGAAGTCTATTACACttatctcaaaccatctaaaacatgaatatctttgggacgcagcccatacaatagttctaaacataaaatgaaagataaaGGAACATGCAGGTCAAATCCTcaaatgctatgaggactcgcCAAAACCTCAATCATTGCTTCCACTAAGATCCTAGCCACGAGGGTGAAAGTCAATATCATCGGAActtacatttgataagaatataggcaagagtatgcgtcagtacaaaacgtactaaatatgatagttgcataaatcatcaacatatgcattagtcaacataagacatataccataatcataagagataacaacataagtcataagcatggTTAATACACTTAAACCATCATGACATAAAAGAATACTTCATAAGAAAACCTCAAAGCATACAAAGCCAAGTCATGGTTAATCCTTCATTAATCTTACTCATCAAAGTAGACCACCTAGGGTCATCCTTCAAGCTCGTCACCTTTTATTCCCATCTTTATCTTATCATTCATAGAAAAAGGTAAACACTCCTAGTCACACAtattaaggaaagcaactctagcaacaatccaagctaatcaTGCATTATataatgaccatactgagttCTAAAAAGCCGTTCTCAGAATATCATCATCTTTCACCCTCATTTGGTGTTAACCCAAcctaagatcaatcttagaaagGCAACTAACTCTTTGGAGTTGGTTAACACTTGAATTCATTTCTCTCACCTTAACTGGGTGGTACATAGAGGCATAACAAAAATGCAACCTACCCATCCCAAGGATGACATCAATAAGCACATCAAATATCAAGGCCACAAATAGCATCACAAAAGATAAGATAGTACCGGAACCTAAGAAAGCATTAACATCACATAAAAAGGCTCTAAACATACCGGGATCCACATTTGGAGCACACTCATGGTCACCTCTAGCTTGGCGAGCACAAAATTGGTTTTGCTTAGGAGCATTGGAACCCGAACCTCTAGGAGGAACTTGATTGCCCTCTATTCCTCTAGCCTTTGCCTTTGGacaatttctcattttttgacCACTTtcaccacaactaaagcaaccctCTATTTCGGCTAAACATTTACCCTCATAGCTCTTTCCACATGTAGCACAAGTAGGCCATAGGGATTCACTACTAATTCCTTGCGGTTTAGGGTTAAACACCCTATCTTCATTATACTTGGGAGCATTGGAAGAACCTTTCccggaaaacctttgtcgatttctagaacgaccatgtccatcagacGTATCATATGAGGGATTATCATCATCCATTCTAGACTCTTTTTTCTCCCTAGATCTCCCTTTTAGCTTCTCATCTTTAATTGTTGGCAATGAGTCATAAAACGAGCAATATCCATGTCATTAATGAGGATAGTCATACGACACTCATTCACTACTAGCTTAGACACACCCGACATAAACTTACTCATTCCTGACCTAGGGTCGTCCACTagagatggagcatacttagacaattgaaAAACTTAAGAGCATAtttcttcacactcatatttcatTGACGAAGGTTAAGAAACTCATGAAACTTTGCTTACCTCATCTCAAAGGGAAATAACCTATCAAGAAATGTTGATTTAAACACTTCCCACTCTACGGGACCCGCTTCTACCGGCCTTGCCTCTTTCTATTGATTGTACCATACTTGGGCAACAcctttcaattgataagcggccaattccgccttctctaACAAAGTCACTCCCATAATAGCTAACACCTTATAAACCTCATccatgaactcttgaggatcctctTCAACCTTTGAACCATATAATTCCAGAGGGTTCATTCTAGTACAGTCCCTCACTTTTGATGTCGTCGTATTCATATTAAGGTTCACGGGGGCTACCACCTCTTTATTAACTTGTGCCGTCATGGATTGAGCCAACATTTTAAAAGCCGATCTAACCTCTACATTAGTCACATTCTAAGTCATAGGGTCAATCGGAGCTTGTGGAGAAGCTTCTTGATCCACATTGCCTTcctcattccttctagcattagcccttATAGTAGCCATATGCTGAAGACCATCgggtaaggattaggagaaagaacttatagagttaaaatctatggcacgacttagagtaatgaaaaagtgaagtttcctaagcatcttgtagcctctcattcataaatgtggcgcgcttcacacttataAANTAGTCATATGTTGAAGACCATCgggtaaggattaggagaa
Coding sequences within:
- the LOC125845772 gene encoding uncharacterized protein LOC125845772 is translated as MTAQVNKEVVAPVNLNMNTTTSKVRDCTRMNPLELYGSKVEEDPQEFMDEVYKVLAIMGVTLLEKAELAAYQLKDEKLKGRSREKKESRMDDDNPSYDTSDGHGRSRNRQRFSGKGSSNAPKYNEDRVFNPKPQGISSESLWPTCATCGKSYEGKCLAEIEGCFSCGESGQKMRNCPKAKARGIEGNQVPPRGSGSNAPKQNQFCARQARGDHECAPNVDPGSGTILSFVMLFVALIFDVLIDVILGMGRLHFCYASMYHPVKACIRPLEVLYALFHLGGAPGS